In Anaerolineales bacterium, the DNA window ACGAAGATGAGACGGCAAATGATCTACCGGGCCTTTCGCAGGCCGATTAGTTCTTGAAGCGTCAACGGCCGTTTTCCATGTCCGCTGTAGATCAACTCCGGTTTTCCCGCCTCGAGCCGATCGAGGCTTTGCCCAATGGCGGACCAATCCTGCGCGAACAAGCGCTGCACATGCGGTTTTCGATAGGTGGATAAAAGGTCGCCGACGAACGCGTATTTACCTTCCACAATCAAGCTGGACGAGCCCAGGGTATGCCCCGGCGTATGAAGCACGTAAGCATCGATGCCGTAGTCGTCCAGCGAATCACCGTCTTTGAGGACGATGTCGGCTTCCGTAGGCTCCAATGGGACGATCCGTTCGATCAGCGGCATCACCGCGCCTACGATTCGACCCATTCCGCGCGGGTCGCCGAGAGGGCTTCGTCCCATCGCCATAGTGTTCACATCCGCGTGATGGATGGCGATAGGTGCACCCGTTGCACGGCGCAGCGCGGCCGCGCTGCCGTAATGATCGATATGCGCGTGGGTGATGAAAATCAATCGCAGCT includes these proteins:
- a CDS encoding MBL fold metallo-hydrolase gives rise to the protein LRLIFITHAHIDHYGSAAALRRATGAPIAIHHADVNTMAMGRSPLGDPRGMGRIVGAVMPLIERIVPLEPTEADIVLKDGDSLDDYGIDAYVLHTPGHTLGSSSLIVEGKYAFVGDLLSTYRKPHVQRLFAQDWSAIGQSLDRLEAGKPELIYSGHGKRPLTLQELIGLRKAR